Sequence from the Candidatus Omnitrophota bacterium genome:
CCGCCTATTAGCTTTGATCTTTTTCTTCTTTTCTCGCCATTTATAACCATGCCAAAATTCACCATCAATAAATATAGCAACTCTGGGCTTTTCTAAAACTATATCCGGCTTACCAGGGAGCTTGCTTGTTTTTCTGCTGAACCTAAGCCCCTGCCCCCATAATTTGCTTCGTAATAATAATTCTGGCTTAGTATTGTTACTCCTAATCTTGCGCATTAATTCAGAACGCTGTTCAGAAGTAACAAACCTATACATATTTAAAACAATACCCTAAATAATTTAGCAGGAATATACTTAGCTGGGTTGTTAGGGTTTTTCACTTCTACATCCTTTATTGATAAAACCTTATTTTTCAAAGACTCAATCCTGTCCCTGTCTTCCTTCGGGAAAGAATTATATTTATCAGCTTTCATTACGGCATAAGCTACTAAGTTATCTGCTTCGTAATCTTTAGTTAAATAATCAAAAGCTTTCATGGGAGACTCAATACCCCACATTCCCCTTACCCGCAAGTAAGTAATCCCCAGAGGGTCAACTTTATTGACTCTTCCAAGCTCATTAGTTTCAGATAACTCTACGCCCCTAATTTCTTTTACCCCGGCAACGATAGCATTCCTAACCCTTTCATATACTTCCCTATCAGCCGCATAGCAATCCCCATAAACAAACCAGATTGACTTGACTTTCCCGCCGATCACAACTCCAACTAAATATATAATATCTTTTTGCGACCATTTTTCGCAACTTCTACAATGAGTGGTGATCATTGGGCTATCAGCATGCAATTTTGCCTTTGGGTAAGAACTATTTAAAGCA
This genomic interval carries:
- a CDS encoding very short patch repair endonuclease, with amino-acid sequence MYRFVTSEQRSELMRKIRSNNTKPELLLRSKLWGQGLRFSRKTSKLPGKPDIVLEKPRVAIFIDGEFWHGYKWREKKKKIKANRRYWVPKIERNILRDKRNSQKLRKSGWKVIRFWEHQITKDLLKCIKKIKELKKSPLK
- a CDS encoding NgoPII family restriction endonuclease, coding for METNILKALCNLAKYRNNDLKSIYKGGNRANAMGDALEYYAKDLFCDSFKEGNIENKDKIHSQYFSYIGNQNNPPDFIIKQADAIEVKKLEGFGTSLALNSSYPKAKLHADSPMITTHCRSCEKWSQKDIIYLVGVVIGGKVKSIWFVYGDCYAADREVYERVRNAIVAGVKEIRGVELSETNELGRVNKVDPLGITYLRVRGMWGIESPMKAFDYLTKDYEADNLVAYAVMKADKYNSFPKEDRDRIESLKNKVLSIKDVEVKNPNNPAKYIPAKLFRVLF